In the genome of Flavobacterium panacagri, one region contains:
- a CDS encoding putative quinol monooxygenase has product MFVRIVKMSFHEEKIPDFLENFKSVKDKIRNTAGNRFLELYQDKNDKCIFFTYSYWETEEDLENYRNSELFNTVWDFTKKLFNAKPEAWSVDKLVTLN; this is encoded by the coding sequence ATGTTTGTCCGAATAGTAAAAATGAGTTTTCACGAAGAAAAAATCCCTGATTTTCTAGAGAATTTTAAATCTGTAAAAGATAAAATACGAAATACAGCAGGAAATCGTTTTTTAGAATTGTATCAGGATAAAAATGATAAATGCATCTTTTTTACTTACAGTTATTGGGAAACCGAAGAAGATTTGGAAAATTACAGAAATTCTGAGCTTTTTAATACTGTTTGGGATTTTACAAAGAAATTATTCAATGCTAAACCAGAAGCTTGGAGTGTGGATAAACTGGTGACCTTAAATTAA